One window from the genome of Hoplias malabaricus isolate fHopMal1 chromosome 18, fHopMal1.hap1, whole genome shotgun sequence encodes:
- the kcnv2a gene encoding potassium voltage-gated channel subfamily V member 2 produces MFKFKGRRRSLFPNYKLGGTNLCASDPVEEDELPFAQQNWLKPWNSMQELSRDIYDIYEEYEEEEDDRLMCTPLKLSSPIKNYMLNINVGGKVYQISYRVAAKYPKTRIGRLATYTDHNRKLDLCDDYVVQNNEFFFDRDPDIFHNIFNFYRTGVLWIKDELCPRNFLEEINYWGVRIKNTHRCCRISFEERQDELNEQLKVQRELQAEIEVEENEELFRGMAFGHTRRNIWNLMEKPFSSITAKLMAVASSFFVLVSLVAMTLNTVEEMQYKTAAGQLSGKTYAEHVETFCIAFFTMEYLLRLLSTPDLKSFGRSVLNGVDLIAILPFYLQIILECFEDEDYQRHHHDIETVGRVGKVGQVLRIMRLMRIFRILKLARHSTGLRAFGFTLRQCYQQVGCLFLFIAMGIFTFSAMVYTVEHDVHQTNFTSIPHSWWWAAVSISTVGYGDMFPETHLGRIFAFACISFGIILNGMPISILYNKFSDYYSKLKSHEYTSNVKARGKVRFAKRAAKKFAECCEKPYTTVPEPLHCE; encoded by the exons ATGTTCAAGTTTAAGGGAAGGAGGCGAAGCCTCTTCCCCAACTACAAACTTGGGGGAACAAACCTTTGTGCCAGTGATCCTGTGGAGGAAGACGAGCTTCCGTTTGCACAGCAGAACTGGCTGAAGCCATGGAATTCAATGCAGGAACTGAGCCGGGACATCTATGATATCTATGAAGAGTATGAGGAGGAAGAAGATGACAGATTGATGTGCACACCTCTAAAGCTTTCATCTCCAATTAAGAACTACATGCTGAACATCAACGTAGGGGGTAAAGTTTACCAGATCTCTTACAGAGTGGCAGCCAAATATCCCAAGACGAGAATTGGACGTCTTGCAACATACACAGACCACAACAGAAAGCTTGACCTCTGTGATGACTACGTTGTCCAGAACAATGAGTTCTTCTTTGACCGGGACCCAGACATTTTCCACAATATCTTCAATTTCTACCGGACTGGGGTTCTTTGGATAAAAGATGAGTTATGTCCACGTAACTTTTTGGAGGAGATCAACTACTGGGGTGTCCGGATCAAGAACACGCACCGATGTTGCCGTATCTCATTCGAGGAGCGGCAGGATGAGCTGAATGAACAACTGAAGGTGCAACGGGAGTTGCAGGCTGAGATTGAGGTGGAGGAAAACGAGGAGCTGTTCAGAGGAATGGCTTTTGGACACACCCGACGCAACATCTGGAATCTCATGGAGAAACCTTTCTCCTCGATTACAGCCAAGCTCATGGCTGTGGCTTCCAGTTTCTTTGTGCTGGTCTCGCTGGTGGCCATGACCCTTAACACGGTAGAGGAGATGCAATACAAAACAGCAGCTGGCCAGCTCAGTGGAAAGACCTATGCGGAGCATGTGGAGACCTTCTGCATTGCATTCTTTACTATGGAATACCTGCTTCGACTGCTGTCCACACCGGACCTCAAGAGCTTTGGGAGGAGTGTCTTGAATGGAGTCGACCTGATAGCCATCCTCCCGTTCTACCTGCAGATTATCCTGGAGTGCTTTGAGGATGAGGATTATCAGAGGCATCACCATGACATTGAGACAGTGGGCAGGGTTGGTAAAGTGGGACAGGTGCTGCGTATTATGCGTCTCATGAGGATCTTCCGCATCCTAAAGCTGGCCCGGCATTCCACTGGACTAAGGGCCTTCGGATTCACACTTCGCCAGTGTTACCAGCAAGTGGGATGCCTTTTCCTCTTCATTGCAATGGGCATTTTCACGTTTTCTGCTATGGTTTACACAGTGGAGCATGATGTCCACCAAACTAATTTCACCAGCATACCTCATTCATGGTGGTGGGCTGCC GTGAGTATATCCACGGTGGGTTATGGTGACATGTTCCCTGAGACTCACCTGGGTAGGATTTTTGCATTTGCCTGCATCTCATTTGGAATCATTCTGAATGGCATGCCCATCTCCATTCTATACAACAAGTTCTCAGATTATTATTCCAAGCTTAAATCCCATGAGTACACTTCCAATGTGAAGGCTCGTGGCAAAGTGAGATTTGCCAAAAGAGCTGCCAAGAAGTTTGCGGAGTGCTGTGAAAAACCATACACCACTGTTCCAGAGCCTCTCCACTGTGAATAA